One stretch of Cyclopterus lumpus isolate fCycLum1 chromosome 10, fCycLum1.pri, whole genome shotgun sequence DNA includes these proteins:
- the LOC117737416 gene encoding flocculation protein FLO11-like → MSETKSNQRFHSLNAEQVEILHQVLSEAVPIHGRGNFPTLELRPRDIIIAVRTRLQQQGIAVRDVRLNGSTASHVLVRDNGTSYKDLDIIFGVELPSQEEFQVIKESVLGCLLDCLPAGVNRERISSATMKEAYVQKMVKVFNEHDRWSLISLSNNSGKNLELKFVSTLRRQFEFSVDSFQIILDRLLESYMQQESQHKHNTVDLKGQPAENQNKDSPSLLKQANAPEPEKASGRDLSNKGAHISQTQQRDEVHEKESQTELSQETEHSNQTKLSEVEKDNQVKAPVQLKEASEHKETLSETDFSDQTSPNLLSQKTQTSEEAEPPSQIELRHEPELSDETECSPKVEQSEQTQPCDDQQAAHSDPKSLSVKEEQSNHTKPPDEQKVLTEQTGQSEPPETSNKTQAESLNLPEECHSADSSSSEDQSSDEEDETQHVTAADSSTSSHAKTETQLADEREVETDIGEQADRKTETERSEMTEEILASAAKNLEDTQGVHCSCSTSSMSLTLHNTEPAGTQDTLETHCTLYADETPNPLDAVSSSDAQDILHGKKTSCKASERLSHMVVLKHSSPKPPRRMCRKTSSNASPVSESESVLDPNPCPSPEPEIDFNPKPTAPSSDPTTTPTTSISTNTNPGSEPTPSCNLDLTSAPDPASDIISTSAVVSVSALSQEPSFPQLITESWCETSLQSSEETASTHVACDEQSQATQSETDPAPKQSEPLDSADALASHTDASGSDTLAPAHASDGELSDEEENREPGSKPVALNPPNDSPQETTLSSPSSPHRASTPVSCLTPPVLSVSPPCFTPSPPSISPPPCLTPPSHCLSSLLLNTDSPATSVSSPLLSFSPTSSCLSSPPYLTPPMLSLSPPPLCLSPPSLCLSPPLLCLTPPVESEDLVPQVSSDMEPLIVKIGTEKQIKESSPQPGAPHLQSEDKKEQAHISLLPQVVEPVSFPITIPSSTTHVLPHSQPEGPGESTPPKADEASSSVFENKEAPKVAAVMPEQSIAPQASRSVAAVEVLAESMYGDFEAAMDHLRYHLIATRNPEEIRGGGLLKYSNLLVRDYRPASETQIKTLERYMCSRFFIDFPDVQEQQRKILSYLKNHFIGEERSKYQFLMTLRRVVDDSTVCLMGHERRQTLNMITVLALKVLGEQNIIPNTDHVTCFYQPAPYLADHNAPYLPEPSYCSYYIPQGGSTLLYQPYPLHLHTQTGLV, encoded by the exons ATGTCTGAAACTAAATCCAATCAGCGGTTCCACAGTCTGAACGCTGAGCAGGTGGAGATCCTCCACCAGGTTTTATCAGAGGCGGTTCCAATCCACGGCCGCGGGAACTTCCCCACGTTGGAGCTGCGTCCGCGAGACATCATCATAGCCGTGCGGAccaggctgcagcagcagggaaTCGCAGTGAGAGATGTCCGTCTGAACGGCTCCACAGCCAGCCACGTCCTGGTGCGAGACAACGGAACGAGCTACAAGGACCTGGACATCATCTTTGGAGTGGAGTTGCCCAGTCAGGAGGAGTTCCAG GTGATCAAGGAGTCAGTGCTGGGCTGCTTGCTGGACTGCCTACCTGCTGGGGTCAACAGGGAGCGGATCAGCAGTGCCACAATGAAGGAGGCCTACGTCCAGAAAATGGTCAAAGTCTTCAATGAGCACGACCGCTGGAGCCTCATCTCCCTCTCAAACAACAGTGGTAAAAACCTGGAACTCAAATTTGTGAGCACGCTGAGGCGGCAGTTTGAGTTCAGCGTTGACTCCTTCCAGATTATTCTGGATCGTCTCCTCGAGTCCTACATGCAGCAGGAGTCccagcacaaacacaacactgtcGATCTTAAGGGCCAGCCCGCAGAGAATCAGAATAAAgactctccctctctgctcaaACAGGCCAACGCTCCAGAACCAGAGAAGGCCTCTGGTAGAGACTTGTCCAACAAGGGGGCACATATCAGCCAGACACAACAGAGAGATGAGGTCCACGAAAAGGAGTCCCAGACAGAACTCTCACAAGAAACTGAACATTCAAACCAGACAAAACTCTCCGAAGTTGAAAAGGACAACCAGGTGAAAGCACCTGTGCAGCTGAAAGAAGCGTCAGAACACAAAGAAACCTTGAGTGAGACAGACTTCTCTGACCAGACATCTCCAAACCTTTTGTCACAAAAGACACAAACCTCTGAGGAAGCTGAACCACCGAGTCAGATTGAGCTCAGACACGAGCCGGAGCTCTCGGATGAGACCGAATGCTCACCAAAGGTAGAACAGTCAGAGCAAACCCAGCCCTGCGATGACCAACAGGCAGCACATTCAGATCCCAAATCGCTGTCTGTCAAGGAAGAACAATCCAACCACACAAAACCCCCCGATGAACAGAAAGTACTCACAGAGCAGACGGGGCAGTCCGAACCGCCAGAAACCTCAAACAAAACCCAGGCGGAGTCTCTGAACCTGCCAGAAGAATGTCACAGTGCAGACTCCTCCAGCAGTGAGGATCAGAGCAGTGACGAGGAAGATGAAACACAACATGTGACGGCTGCAGACTCGAGCACATCTTCACATGCAAAGACGGAGACACAGTTGGCAGATGAAAGAGAAGTAGAAACAGACATCGGCGAGCAAGCAGACAGAAAAACTGAGACAGAAAGAAGTGAGATGACAGAAGAGATTTTAGCATCGGCAGCAAAAAACCTAGAAGACACACAGGGTGTCCATTGTTCCTGCTCCACCTCTTCGATGTCGCTTACACTTCACAACACGGAGCCCGCTGGCACACAAGATACACTGGAGACTCACTGCACATTATATGCAGATGAAACCCCGAACCCACTTGACGCCGTCAGCTCTTCAGATGCTCAGGATATTTTACATGGAAAAAAGACCTCTTGTAAGGCCTCAGAGAGATTATCTCACATGGTGGTGCTCAAACACTCCTCTCCCAAACCCCCTCGGAGGATGTGTAGAAAGACCAGCTCCAATGCCAGTCCAGTCTCTGAAAGCGAATCCGTCCTAGATCCAAACCCCTGCCCCAGCCCCGAACCGGAGATAGATTTCAACCCAAAGCCAACCGCTCCCAGTTCAGACCCTACAACTACCCCAACGACCAGTATCTCTACTAACACAAACCCCGGGTCTGAACCCACCCCATCCTGTAACCTAGACCTCACCTCAGCTCCTGATCCAGCCTCTGATATAATCTCCACCTCTGCTGTGGTTTCCGTGTCGGCTCTATCTCAAGAGCCCTCGTTCCCTCAGCTGATCACGGAGAGTTGGTGTGAGACAAGTCTTCAGAGCTCAGAAGAGACGGCGTCTACACATGTGGCTTGTGATGAGCAAAGCCAGGCCACCCAGAGTGAAACCGACCCTGCACCCAAACAATCAGAACCTCTTGACTCGGCGGACGCATTAGCTTCACACACCGATGCGTCCGGCTCAGACACCCTGGCACCTGCACATGCCTCAGATGGTGAGCTCAGTGACGAAGAGGAGAACAGGGAACCAGGGAGCAAACCGGTGGCCTTGAATCCGCCAAACGACAGCCCACAAGAGACCACGCTTAGttcaccctcctctccccacCGTGCGAGcacccctgtttcctgtctcacACCTCCTGTGCTGAGTGTTTCTCCTCCCTGCTTCACTCCCTCGCCCCCCAGCATCAGCCCTCCCCCATGTctgacccctccctctcactgcCTCTCATCCCTGCTGCTGAACACCGACAGCCCTGCTACCAGCGTTAGCTCTCCACTCCTGAGTTTCAGCCCCACCTCATCCTGCCTCAGCTCACCTCCTTACCTCACCCCTCCTATGCTTAGCCTCAGCCCTCCTCCACTCTGTCTTAGCCCCCCTTCCCTGTGCCTcagtcctcctctcctctgcctcacTCCGCCGGTGGAGTCAGAGGACCTTGTACCTCAGGTATCTTCAGACATGGAGCCTTTGATAGTGAAAATAGGCACCGAGAAACAGATTAAAGAGTCCTCCCCTCAGCCAGGAGCTCCTCACCTACAGTCGGAGGATAAGAAGGAGCAAGCTCATATCTCGTTGTTGCCTCAGGTTGTGGAGCCCGTCTCGTTCCCAATCACAATCCCGAGCTCCACCACACACGTCCTGCCTCACTCTCAGCCCGAAGGCCCGGGTGAATCGACCCCTCCAAAAGCCGACGAGGCATCCAGCTCTGTGTTTGAGAACAAAGAGGCCCCTAAGGTGGCCGCGGTCATGCCTGAACAGAGCATTGCTCCCCAGGCTTCTCGCTCAGTCGCTGCTGTCGAGGTCCTGGCAGAGAGCATGTACGGTGACTTTGAGGCAGCCATGGACCACCTGCGCTACCACCTAATCGCCACCAGGAACCCCGAGGAGATCCGAGGTGGGGGCTTGCTGAAATACAGCAACCTGTTGGTCAGGGACTACCGACCAGCCAGCGAGACTCAGATAAAGACACTGGAGCGCTACATGTGCTCGCGCTTTTTCATCGATTTCCCCGACgtgcaggagcagcagaggaagatCCTGTCCTACTTGAAGAACCACTTTATCGGCGAGGAGAGAAGCAAGTACCAGTTCCTGATGACGCTGCGCCGCGTGGTCGACGACAGCACCGTGTGTCTGATGGGACATGAGCGGCGTCAGACCCTGAACATGATCACGGTGCTGGCGCTGAAGGTTCTAGGAGAGCAGAACATTATCCCCAACACAGACCATGTGACGTGCTTCTACCAGCCCGCGCCGTACCTGGCTGATCACAATGCTCCCTATTTACCAGAACCCAGCTACTGCAGCTACTACATCCCCCAAGGGGGATCCACTCTGCTTTACCAGCCGTACCCCttacacctgcacacacagactggACTGGTCTGA
- the hmgn7 gene encoding high mobility group nucleosomal binding domain 7 produces MPKRKTAVKDGGEREEPKRRSARLSSKPSPTKPEPKAKKAAAKKEKAVNDKKEDKKTKKAKENAEAEANEENHSENGEAKTNEVEAAPEEAKEEAKSE; encoded by the exons ATGCCCAAGAGAAAG acaGCAGtaaaagatggaggagaaagggaggag CCCAAGAGGAGATCAGCTCGGTTATCATCG AAACCGAGCCCAACCAAGCCGGAACCAAAGGCCAAGAAGGCAGCAGCAAAG AAAGAAAAGGCTGTGAACGACAAGAAGGAGGACAAGAAGACCAAGAAGGCGAAGGAGAACGCAGAGGCCGAGGCCAACGAGGAAAACCACTCTGAGAACGGAGAGGCCAAGACCAACGAG GTGGAGGCAGCCCCCGAGGAGGCCAAGGAGGAGGCCAAGTCCGAGTAG
- the sh3bgrl gene encoding SH3 domain-binding glutamic acid-rich-like protein, giving the protein MAVKVYIASSSGSTSIKKQQQDVMGFLAANKIAFEECDIAANADNRKWMRENVPEESRPTAGNPLPPQIFNESKYCGNYEAFFDAREDNAVYAFLGLTAPPGSKEAEALAKKAQQ; this is encoded by the exons ATGGCGGTCAAAGTCTACATAGCATCGTCCTCCGGGTCCACTTCG AttaagaagcagcagcaggatgtGATGGGCTTCCTGGCGGCCAATAAGATCGCGTTCGAGGAGTGCGACATCGCGGCCAACGcggacaacaggaagtggatgagGGAGAACGTTCCGGAGGAGTCCAGGCCGACCGCGGGGAACCCTCTCCCGCCACAGATATTCAACGAGAGCAAATATTGCGGG aACTATGAGGCCTTCTTCGATGCCAGAGAGGACAACGCCGTGTATGCGTTCCTGGGTCTGACCGCTCCCCCCGGCTCCAAG gaggcAGAGGCTCTGGCGAAGAAAGCACAGCAGTAG
- the si:dkey-237j10.2 gene encoding uncharacterized protein si:dkey-237j10.2 yields MLAEGFLRVLCYREERQFASASKLQRLQAHARCADQFNSHLSDSNPTDLRTESAKAGPNRQELDSAQCQRLKVEPGGPAGRFIPGCLPVLALDPDFTVCLDNCSLLEQYPDLQVATIPQHALYTPTSEPSHQPDWAAHPGPRGEPVSIPDQGYLAMGRSVNKSLDSPGSGLEPMSNSVLNGLLEKQLEEVYMQHLTDNLARCNSHLGNSLLHGLVPLPGGSSHPRGPDSLEASLEPGSGGYRGKKMSYLSTQNLVPCSSNFSSPVLRISEADNNNTHNNTHQQ; encoded by the exons ATGTTGGCCGAAGGGTTTCTCAGAGTGCTGTGTTACAGGGAGGAGAGACAGTTTGCCTCTGCTTCGAAGCTGCAGAGATTGCAGGCACACGCTCGTTGTGCGGATCAGTTCAACAGCCATCTCTCCGACTCAAACCCTACAGACCTCCGGACAGAATCAGCCAAAGCAG GTCCAAACAGGCAGGAGCTAGACTCCGCCCAATGCCAGCGACTGAAAGTGGAGCCTGGAGGTCCTGCAGGCCGCTTCATCCCTGGGTGTCTGCCGGTCCTCGCCCTGGACCCTGACTTTACAGTTTGCTTGGACAACTGCAGCCTCCTGGAGCAGTATCCAGATCTGCAGGTGGCCACCATCCCCCAGCACGCTCTTTACACTCCGACCTCTGAACCCAGCCATCAGCCGGACTGGGCAGCCCACCCGGGGCCGCGGGGAGAGCCCGTCTCCATACCAGACCAGGGTTATCTGGCTATGGGGCGCAGTGTGAACAAGAGCTTGGATTCGCCCGGGTCAGGGTTGGAGCCGATGTCTAACTCAGTGCTGAATGGGCTGCTGgagaagcagctggaggaggtgtACATGCAGCATCTGACTGACAACTTGGCTCGATGTAACTCCCACCTGGGCAACAGCCTCCTGCACGGCCTGGTGCCTCTGCCCGGCGGCAGCAGCCACCCTCGGGGGCCAGACTCACTGGAGGCCAGTCTGGAACCGGGATCAGGAGGGTACAGAGGCAAGAAGATGAGTTATCTGAGCACCCAGAACTTGGTTCCCTGCTCGTCCAACTTCAGCTCTCCTGTTCTGCGGATTTCGGAGGCTGACAATAACAACACTCATAACAATACTCATCAGCAATGA